The Pseudomonadales bacterium genomic interval CCCGACCCGTCACCACCGTGCCGCGACCCGAAATCGAGAACACGTCCTCGATCGGCATCAGGAACGGCTGGTCGATCGCACGCTGCGGCTCCGGTATGTACGCATCCAGCGTCTCCACCAGCTTGCGCACCGCACTCGTGCCCAGTCCGTTGTCGTCCTTGCCTTCCAGCGCCATCAGCGCCGACCCCGTGATGATCGGCGTGTCGTCGCCCGGAAAATCGTACTTCGACAGCAGCTCGCGCACTTCCATCTCGACCAGCTCGAGCAGCTCCGCATCGTCGACCATGTCCGCCTTGTTCAGAAACACCACGATGTACGGAACACCCACCTGGCGGCTCAGCAGGATGTGCTCGCGCGTCTGCGGCATCGGACCATCAGCGGCCGAACACACCAGGATCGCACCGTCCATCTGCGCCGCGCCCGTGATCATGTTCTTCACGTAGTCCGCGTGGCCGGGGCAGTCCACGTGCGCGTAGTGGCGCACCGGGCTCTCGTACTCCACGTGCGAGGTCGCGATCGTGATCCCGCGCTCGCGCTCCTCCGGCGCGTTGTCGATCTGGTCGAACGCCCGCATCTCCCCGCCCCACGTCTCCGCGCACACGCGCGTCAACGCCGCCGTCAGCGTCGTCTTCCCGTGGTCAACGTGACCGATCGTACCCACGTTCACGTGCGGCTTCTTACGCTCGAATTTTTCCTTGGCCATGACGCGCGTCTCCAGTGCCAGTAGATGAAAGCTAATGCAATGAACAACCAGCGGCCCTGCGCACCACCCGGAGCGGGAGCCACGAACCACCGAAGTCTGGAGCTCATAACCGGATTCGAACCGGTGACCTCTTCCTTACCAAGGAAGTGCTCTACCGACTGAGCTATATGAGCCCGCCCAAAAACTCCTCCCGACCTCTACGGCCTGCACTGCCCGGCAGACCGAAAACCATGCTCCGTCGGCAACCGCTGACCGTTGGAGCGGGTAGCGGGAATCGAACCCGCACCATCAGCTTGGAAGGCTGAGGTTCTACCGTTGAACTATACCCGCCTTCCGGACACCGCCCCGGCGACGCCAGAAGGGGCGTCACATGCCGAGTCACGGCCTGCCGAATGGTGGAGGGGGCTGGATTCGAACCAGCGAAGCTTGCGCGTCAGATTTACAGTCTGATCCCTTTGACCGCTCGGGAACCCCTCCTCAAAGAGCCGGGCATTTTCTTCGCGACACACAAGGCTGTCAACCGCAACATCGACATCGGAACGGGCGATTCGCAATAAATCACGCATTCTGCCGTTGACCTCGGCCGGCGCGCACCGCGGGAAGCGCCACGGTCAGCAGGAAGCACCGAAGTGCGGCACGCAGGCGGCAGACAGGACGCTGGCGGGTGCTGCACGAACCAGCACTTACCAGCAAGGGCGTGGCAGATGGTCTTGCCAGCTACTGCGAGGAGCAGGCTGCCGGCAAGAAGCCCGCCATCAATTACCGTGATCATGCTCACCGGCGACAGAAGTGGTCATGGGGTTTCTCCCGACAAAAAGGCGCTGTGCAGTCGCAACTGGCAGATACAGGGTATTGGGCCGGTCAGTCAGTGGCGAGAATCCGAAGGCCGCGTAGAAAGCCGCAGCCTTCGCGTCTATCGCGTCGGCGAATATGGCGTGAGCGCCTATCGGCGCTTCGGCAACGGTCCTGATCGCGTCGAACAGCAGCGCCTCGCCTAGCCCAAGCCCGGCATAGGACTGATCGCGGCCAAGCCAACCGATCAACACGGCCGGAACAGTCGGATAGCGCGGCAACCGGCCTGCCAGCGGCTCGGGCACGGCCATCAGCGGCACGTTGCTCGATGATAGCGTGTAGAAACCCGCGATCCGGTCGGCTTCAAGGTCTCGGGCGACAAAGCAGGTCGCGTATCGACGCTTTATGTCCTGCGTGACCGTCTCGCGGAAATAGCGGTCTATCTGCTCGTTGCCGCACGAGAACATCTTGCGTTGGTGGGCCTTGGTCAGCGCCTCTATCGCGAACCTTGCACTCACCGGGGCGCGATCAGATCAGCATGGCGCTTGGCGGCACGGGCAAGACGGGCGTTCGGCGCGGGCGGATCAATCAGCGCCTTGGCAAAGCGCACCTGGTCCTCGGCAGCCAGACGCAGCACGTCGGCCTCCTCGACCGTGCGGCGGGCATCCTCGCCTGCTGTCGCAATGAGATAGCCGGTAAGCGTCATGCCGCGCAGCCGTGCGGCGCGCTGCATCTGCTCATAGACATTGACAGGAACGCGCGCCTCGAGGCGGGCGGTTTCCACTTCGCTTGCGGGTCTGGGCATGGCTGAACTCCTTTCTTTCGTTATATACGGCATATTGCCGGTTTTATCAAGGATCGGATAAGCCAAAGAGCTCATCGAACAGGTCTTTATACATTGCCATCACCTCTTGCCACTGCCATCAATGGATTCAACGTCGGTGATTGCCCCTTGGTCATAGTGGTAGCGCAGATAACGCCAGTGGATCGCATCGGACAGCGCTCGGGCACGCATCACCCCGTAGCACTCCCCTTTCGCTCTCACGCTTTGGCAGTGAACACCAAAGCTTTTTGCTTTACGTAACGCATAACCAAACTGCTGGGCTTCGCCGTAATCATCGGGATGGTAAATGGCATGGCCAGCCAGATACCGTATGTCATGCAGGGTGACGGGGCCGAGTTGCGCACGGATAACCCGCATTTCCTGGGTGGTCTTGTCGATTCGGGACTCACGCAGGAATCGCACTCGATGGTGGGACGATTCCGCGATGGCGACCGCTTCATCGGCAGCACAGTAATAGATACCAAAGTCTCGGTTGAAGCGACTGAGCATGACCACGGTAATCGATGGCGAGCTGATCACGCTTTCTGATGGTCTGCAGCCGTGATGTGATATTGCGAGGTGTCCGGCATTGGCGCTGCCGGTGTCGACCGCGTTTTGGGTGCGACGCAACCGCAGCGCCCGGCGGCTGCGAGGCGCTGTGGCGACGGTCTGACGATGGCTCAGAAGACCGGGTCGGACGGCTCGTCGGGGATTGTGAGGGGCAGTTCGAGCTGGGTGCGCTCGGCGCGCTGGGCGGCGTACTCAGCGGCGGTGTGGCGATGGTGGCGACGGATCTGCACGAAGTAAGCGCGACTCGAAGGCGCGGATCACCTCGTAGAGGAAGTCGAGGATGTGTGCCGCGCCCTCGTCGCTGAGCTGCTCGGGGAATTCGATGGGGTGGTGCCGGGACGATTTCATGGTTGCCGGCTCAAGCGCTGGTGAGCCGGGTGCGGCGCGTGCCGGCGGATTGCCCAGGGGCGTGAACACCGCGAGGTACAGCTTCTCGTCGAGCTGGACGAGCTCGCGCTGCGCGGCGGCGGCGAGCAGTTCCGCGGCCATGGTGGTGAGCGCACGGTAGTTACCCATGGCGTGGTCGCAGACGGTGTGCATCAGCTCGGGTGTCATCAGAGCGGGGGCGCCGGCGCTTGCGAGCAGGTGCTTCAGGCAGGCCAGCAGTTCCTCGCGGCTGGCGTACTCCAGCGAGAGGCGTGCGCGGATGCGCGAACCGAGCGGCAGGAGTTCGTCGCGGCGCAGCAACTCGTTCAGACGCTGGTCGCCGGCGAGCACGACGCTCAGCAGGCTGCGCGAGTCGAAGTGCGCCGAGGCGAGCAGGCGCAACTCCGAGAGCACGAGCGGGGCGACCTGTTGCGCCCTCGTCGATCAGCAGCACGGGGCGAAGCCGCGTGCTCTCCAGATGGGCGATCCAGCGGGTGCGCAGCGCCTTGAAGCCCATCCAGCGGTTGTGCGGGCGCAGCTCCACGGCGAACAGATCACCGAGCTCGCGGTAGAAGTCGGCGAGGTTGGCGCTCAGGTGCGTGAGTGCGGCGACGGTCAGATCCGGCACGGGGCGAG includes:
- a CDS encoding RES family NAD+ phosphorylase, with product MLSRFNRDFGIYYCAADEAVAIAESSHHRVRFLRESRIDKTTQEMRVIRAQLGPVTLHDIRYLAGHAIYHPDDYGEAQQFGYALRKAKSFGVHCQSVRAKGECYGVMRARALSDAIHWRYLRYHYDQGAITDVESIDGSGKR
- the tuf gene encoding elongation factor Tu gives rise to the protein MAKEKFERKKPHVNVGTIGHVDHGKTTLTAALTRVCAETWGGEMRAFDQIDNAPEERERGITIATSHVEYESPVRHYAHVDCPGHADYVKNMITGAAQMDGAILVCSAADGPMPQTREHILLSRQVGVPYIVVFLNKADMVDDAELLELVEMEVRELLSKYDFPGDDTPIITGSALMALEGKDDNGLGTSAVRKLVETLDAYIPEPQRAIDQPFLMPIEDVFSISGRGTVVTGRVERGVVKVGEEVEIVGVKATVKTTCTGVEMFRKLLDEGRAGENVGVLLRGTKRDDVERGQVLAKPGTIKPHTKFTAEVYVLTKEEGGRHTPFFKGYRPQFYFRTTDVTGACEMPEGVEMVMPGDNLQMVVTLIVPIAMEEGLRFAIREGGRTVGAGVVAKIIE
- a CDS encoding DUF1778 domain-containing protein, whose protein sequence is MPRPASEVETARLEARVPVNVYEQMQRAARLRGMTLTGYLIATAGEDARRTVEEADVLRLAAEDQVRFAKALIDPPAPNARLARAAKRHADLIAPR
- a CDS encoding GNAT family N-acetyltransferase, with the protein product MSARFAIEALTKAHQRKMFSCGNEQIDRYFRETVTQDIKRRYATCFVARDLEADRIAGFYTLSSSNVPLMAVPEPLAGRLPRYPTVPAVLIGWLGRDQSYAGLGLGEALLFDAIRTVAEAPIGAHAIFADAIDAKAAAFYAAFGFSPLTDRPNTLYLPVATAQRLFVGRNPMTTSVAGEHDHGN